One Silene latifolia isolate original U9 population chromosome 4, ASM4854445v1, whole genome shotgun sequence DNA segment encodes these proteins:
- the LOC141653311 gene encoding E3 ubiquitin-protein ligase ORTHRUS 2-like produces the protein MSTTTLPLLPCDSTGTCMRCKLKPNPSSTLTCSTCVTPWHVPCLPSSSISSASASQWECPDCCPDAVSAAAAPAADGGLVAAIKAIEADPTLSDVDKARKRQELMSGKVGQGSVADVAAGVKDDNEILDILGENIKCSFCLQLPDRPVTTPCGHNFCLKCFEKWVGQGKKTCAKCRKSIPATMASQPRINSSLVFAIRTARTQKPTSAEGPRVFQFIDNDNLPDEAFTTERAVKAGKANAKSGKIFVTIPPDHLGPITAEYDPVRKTGVLVGDSWSDRLACRQWGAHFPHVSGIAGQSKHGAQSVVLSGGYEDDEDHGEWFIYTGSGGRDLSGNKRTNKEQSSDQKFTGANESLRLSCYKGYPVRVVRSYKEKRSNYAPETGVRYDGIYRIEKCWLKLREKDKDGKRHKVCRYLFVRCDNSPAPWTSDEHGDRPRPLPKVPELKKALQLTERKESAHWDFDVAEGCWKWIKPAPSSKMTKGGGGGSRPKKSSKAKILKEFGCLLCHKVLTLPITTPCAHNFCKTCLDGAFEGQKFIRERQSGGRQLRTQKTVMKCPSCPTDLSVFLENAQVNRELMGVIDSLLRKFEEEEKEAACQEEDGDILEEGEDEDNDEDTTLEDKENNVSDSVVTETIPVDNSDDGDKARPAPVAKRGRKRKNAASAGPANTRGRKSRKADDDGNDSPSSPLHVPSDNDLE, from the exons ATGTCTACCACCACTCTCCCACTCCTCCCTTGTGACTCAACCGGCACCTGCATGCGGTGCAAACTCAAACCCAACCCCTCCTCCACCCTCACGTGCTCCACCTGCGTCACCCCCTGGCACGTGCCCTGCCTCCcttcctcctccatctcctccgCCTCCGCCTCGCAATGGGAGTGCCCTGACTGTTGTCCTGATGCCGTCTCCGCTGCCGCGGCTCCGGCCGCCGACGGCGGCCTTGTTGCGGCGATTAAGGCTATTGAGGCGGACCCCACCTTGTCCGACGTGGACAAGGCTAGGAAGAGGCAGGAATTGATGAGTGGGAAGGTGGGCCAGGGTTCTGTGGCTGACGTGGCTGCTGGTGTTAAGGATGATAATGAGATATTGGATATTTTGGGGGAAAATATCAAGTGTTCCTTTTGTTTGCAGCTTCCTGACCGCCCTGTCACG ACTCCATGCGGCCATAACTtttgtttgaaatgttttgagaaatGGGTGGGTCAAGGCAAGAAGACCTGTGCCAAGTGCAGGAAATCTATTCCTGCTACGATGGCCTCACAGCCAAGAATTAACTCATCTCTTGTGTTTGCAATAAGAACGGCAAGGACCCAAAAGCCTACTTCTGCTGAAGGGCCTAGAGTTTTCCAGTTCATTGACAATGATAATCTTCCTGATGAAGCCTTCACAACTGAAAGAGCTGTAAAAGCTGGAAAAGCAAATGCTAAAAGTGGAAAGATTTTCGTCACAATTCCACCTGATCATTTGGGACCTATAACTGCTGAGTATGATCCAGTACGGAAAACAGGAGTGCTTGTTGGTGACTCCTGGTCAGATCGGCTGGCATGTAGACAGTGGGGAGCTCATTTTCCACATGTCAGTGGTATAGCTGGCCAATCAAAGCACGGGGCCCAATCAGTGGTACTTTCCGGGGGatatgaagatgatgaagatcacGGAGAGTGGTTCATCTACACTGGAAG TGGGGGTCGTGATTTGAGTGGCAATAAGCGAACCAACAAGGAGCAATCGTCTGATCAGAAGTTTACAGGTGCTAATGAGTCATTAAGATTGAGCTGCTATAAAGGCTATCCTGTTCGCGTTGTCAG ATCATATAAAGAGAAGCGTTCTAATTATGCACCCGAAACGGGTGTTCGGTATGATGGGATTTACAGAATTGAGAAGTGTTGGCTCAAACTTAGGGAAAAAGATAAAGATGGAAAG CGACATAAGGTCTGCCGCTACCTATTTGTTAGATGTGACAACAGTCCAGCCCCGTGGACAAG TGATGAGCACGGTGATAGACCAAGACCATTGCCAAAGGTGCCCGAGCTCAAAAAGGCGTTGCAGTTAACTGAAAGAAAGGAAAGTGCGCACTGGGATTTTGAT GTAGCGGAAGGCTGCTGGAAGTGGATAAAACCTGCACCTTCAAGCAAAATGACCAAGGGTGGAGGAGGAGGTTCTCGTCCGAAGAAGAGCTCCAAAGCAAAGATTTTGAAAG AATTTGGCTGCCTTCTTTGTCACAAGGTCTTGACCCTTCCGATCACAACTCCTTGTGCGCACAATTTTTGCAAAACTTGTTTGGATGGTGCATTTGAGGGTCAAAAGTTCATACGTGAACGGCAATCTGGTGGCCGGCAATTGCGAACTCAGAAAACTGTCATGAAATGCCCCTCATGCCCCACTGACCTATCTGTCTTCCTGGAAAATGCTCAG GTTAACAGGGAGCTGATGGGGGTGATAGATTCTCTGCTGCGCAAGTTTGAAGAGGAGGAGAAAGAAGCAGCATGTCAGGAAGAAGATGGTGACATTTTGGAAGAGGGTGAAGATGAAGATAATGACGAGGATACTACTTTAGAAGATAAAGAGAACAATGTTTCAGATTCTGTGGTGACTGAAACCATTCCAGTGGATAACTCTGATGATGGAGATAAGGCCAGACCGGCTCCTGTTGCAAAACGAGGTCGAAAGAGGAAGAATGCTGCTTCTGCTGGACCAGCAAATACAAGGGGCAGAAAGTCTCGGAAAGCAGATGATGATGGTAATGATTCACCTTCAAGCCCACTGCACGTGCCTTCAGATAACGACCTAGAGTAA
- the LOC141653312 gene encoding protein BONZAI 1-like: MGNCCSDVAGGMSAVGGGGGGGGGNGNKTSDGRNDAVDLFLKSRGFHGLYSQIELSLSASSLRDRDVLSKSDPMAVLYMKGRDGKLEELGRTEVILNSLNPTWINKVTVTYHFEIVQNLVFRVYDVDTQFHGVDVKTLKLDEQQYLGEAECALSQVVTKSNQLVTLDLVQHDEAMRTPHPRSCGKLTIHAEESMNSKTAIEIILRCSELENKDLFSKSDPFIVISRITESGISVPICKTEVIKDDLNPTWEPVYLNTQQVGSKDSPLTIECFNFNSNGKHDFMGKTVKSLADLQKIHSSGIGENLFLPPHTGHDAHNKVLKSRLFVDAYSECVQHTFIDYLAGGCELNFMVAIDFTASNGNPRLPDSLHYIDPSGRPNAYQKAIMEVGGVLQFYDSDKHFPAWGFGARPIDGPVSHCFNLNGSTNYCEVEGIQGVMTAYTSALFNVSLAGPTLFGQVISTAANIAGQALAHGQQKYFVLLIITDGVITDLQETKDAIVKASDLPLSILIVGVGGADFKEMEFLDADKGERLESTTGRVASRDIVQFVPFRDVHGGEISIAQTLLAELPTQFLTYMRTRGIQPKKIMLQKCT; this comes from the exons TTATCGTTGTCAGCGTCAAGTTTACGTGATCGAGACGTGCTTTCCAAG AGTGATCCAATGGCAGTCCTTTATATGAAAGGAAGAGATGGAAAGCTTGAAGAACTTGGACGGACAGAAGTCATCTTGAATTCTTTAAACCCTACATGGATTAATAAGGTCACTGTAACATATCATTTTGAAATTGTACAGAATCTAGT GTTTCGTGTTTATGATGTTGATACACAGTTTCACGGTGTAGATGTAAAG ACGCTTAAACTGGATGAGCAACAGTATCTTGGCGAGGCAGAGTGTGCATTATCACAG GTGGTTACCAAATCAAACCAGCTAGTGACGTTAGACCTTGTGCAGCATGATGAAGCAATGAGAACACCTCATCCAAGAAGCTGTGGAAAGCTTACTATTCACGCCGAAGAATCTATGAACTCAAAGACTGCTATAGAAATAATATTAAGGTGTTCAGAGTTGGAAAACAAGGATCTTTTCTCTAAAAGT GATCCCTTTATAGTAATATCTAGGATTACAGAGAGTGGTATTTCAGTTCCAATTTGTAAAACTGAAGTCATTAAGGATGACTTGAACCCAACCTGGGAGCCTGTGTACCTAAACACTCAACAAGTTGGAAGTAAG GACAGTCCATTAACTATTGAGTGCTTTAACTTCAATAGCAACGGGAAGCATGATTTCATGGG GAAAACAGTAAAATCACTGGCTGATTTACAGAAGATCCATTCTAGTGGAATCGGGGAAAATTTATTTCTACCACCTCATACTGGTCATGATGCTCATAACAAG GTGCTGAAAAGTCGACTATTTGTGGACGCGTACTCGGAGTGTGTCCAACACACATTTATCGACTACTTAGCTGGTGGATGTGAGTTGAATTTTATGGTGGCGATCGATTTTACAG CTTCAAATGGGAATCCCCGTCTCCCTGATTCATTGCACTATATTGATCCATCAGGTCGTCCAAACGCATACCAGAAA GCAATAATGGAGGTTGGAGGAGTGCTACAGTTTTATGATTCAGACAAACATTTTCCTGCTTGGGGTTTTGGAGCGCGCCCAATTGATGGCCCAGTCTCACATTGCTTTAATTTGAATGGAAGCACCAACTATTGTGAG GTTGAAGGGATTCAGGGAGTCATGACAGCATATACCAGTGCTCTTTTCAATGTCTCACTCGCTGGGCCTACCCTTTTTGGACAGGTTATTAGCACTGCAGCTAATATTGCTGGTCAGGCTCTTGCACATGGACAGCAGAAGTACTTTGTCTTGCTAATAATCACG GATGGAGTGATCACGGACCTCCAGGAGACAAAGGATGCAATCGTAAAGGCCTCCGATCTACCATTGTCAATACTCATTGTTGGAGTGGGAGGAGCCGACTTCAAGGAGATGGAG TTCTTAGATGCAGATAAAGGAGAAAGACTTGAGAGTACTACCGGGCGTGTTGCATCCAGAGATATTGTCCAGTTTGTGCCATTTCGGGATGTGCATG GTGGGGAAATTTCTATAGCCCAGACATTACTAGCAGAACTGCCAACACAATTTTTGACTTACATGCGGACAAGGGGGATTCAACCCAAGAAAATAATGCTGCAAAAATGTACATAA